A single region of the Rhipicephalus microplus isolate Deutch F79 chromosome 10, USDA_Rmic, whole genome shotgun sequence genome encodes:
- the LOC119180789 gene encoding uncharacterized protein LOC119180789 isoform X2, which translates to MAKLTLILAFGLVVTETKAWSLFARNEQANAENANADRSENANAENANADRSENANAENANADRSEYANAENANADRSENANAENANADRSENANAENANADRSEYSNAENANADRSENANAENANADRSEYANAENASADRSEYSNAENANADRSEYSNAENANADRSEYSNAENASADRSEYSNAENASADRSEYANAENANADRSENSHAENAN; encoded by the coding sequence TGACTGAAACTAAAGCCTGGTCACTTTTCGCCCGCAACGAGCAAGCAAACGCCGAGAACGCCAACGCCGACAGGTCGGAAAACGCCAATGCCGAGAACGCCAACGCTGATAGGTCGGAAAACGCCAATGCTGAGAATGCCAACGCTGACAGGTCGGAATACGCCAATGCCGAGAACGCCAATGCTGACAGGTCGGAAAACGCCAATGCCGAGAACGCCAACGCTGACAGGTCGGAAAATGCCAATGCCGAGAATGCCAACGCTGACAGGTCGGAATACTCCAATGCAGAGAACGCCAACGCTGACAGGTCGGAAAATGCCAATGCTGAGAACGCCAACGCTGACAGGTCGGAATACGCCAATGCTGAGAACGCCAGCGCTGACAGGTCGGAATACTCCAATGCCGAGAATGCCAACGCTGACAGGTCGGAATACTCCAATGCCGAGAACGCCAACGCTGACAGGTCGGAATACTCCAATGCCGAGAACGCCAGCGCCGACAGGTCAGAATACTCCAATGCCGAGAACGCCAGCGCCGACAGGTCAGAATACGCCAATGCTGAGAATGCCAATGCCGACAGGTCAGAAAATTCCCATGCCGAAAACGCCAACTGA
- the LOC119180789 gene encoding uncharacterized protein LOC119180789 isoform X1, protein MAKLTLILAFGLVVMIGLTVTETKAWSLFARNEQANAENANADRSENANAENANADRSENANAENANADRSEYANAENANADRSENANAENANADRSENANAENANADRSEYSNAENANADRSENANAENANADRSEYANAENASADRSEYSNAENANADRSEYSNAENANADRSEYSNAENASADRSEYSNAENASADRSEYANAENANADRSENSHAENAN, encoded by the coding sequence TGACTGAAACTAAAGCCTGGTCACTTTTCGCCCGCAACGAGCAAGCAAACGCCGAGAACGCCAACGCCGACAGGTCGGAAAACGCCAATGCCGAGAACGCCAACGCTGATAGGTCGGAAAACGCCAATGCTGAGAATGCCAACGCTGACAGGTCGGAATACGCCAATGCCGAGAACGCCAATGCTGACAGGTCGGAAAACGCCAATGCCGAGAACGCCAACGCTGACAGGTCGGAAAATGCCAATGCCGAGAATGCCAACGCTGACAGGTCGGAATACTCCAATGCAGAGAACGCCAACGCTGACAGGTCGGAAAATGCCAATGCTGAGAACGCCAACGCTGACAGGTCGGAATACGCCAATGCTGAGAACGCCAGCGCTGACAGGTCGGAATACTCCAATGCCGAGAATGCCAACGCTGACAGGTCGGAATACTCCAATGCCGAGAACGCCAACGCTGACAGGTCGGAATACTCCAATGCCGAGAACGCCAGCGCCGACAGGTCAGAATACTCCAATGCCGAGAACGCCAGCGCCGACAGGTCAGAATACGCCAATGCTGAGAATGCCAATGCCGACAGGTCAGAAAATTCCCATGCCGAAAACGCCAACTGA